The sequence TCCACAAGGTGCTCTTAAACAACGAGCTAAACGCATTCATCACGCAGATACCGATGCTCGGCCCCATCGGCATGCACAGAAATTACCTTGTGCTCGGCCTCCCGTGCATGACACTTCTCTCGCCAAGGCAATTCGCATCGGTGCTTGCGCACGAGTACGGCCACCTTTCCTCCTCTCACGGCAAGCTCGGCACATGGGTATATAGGATAAATATGATGTGGCACAGGATGGTGACAAAACTCGTCGAGTCCGAGCACTTCGGGGCCTTCATCTTCACGAAGTTCTTTAACTGGTACGCGCCGTATTTCGACGCCTATACATTCGTTCTAAGACGCGAGCACGAACACGAGGCCGACAAGGCAGCCGTCAGGGCAGCGGGCAAGGAAGCCGCGGCAGAGAGCCTTATACTGCTAACCCTTGCATCGCGCTATCTTGACGAAAAGTTCTGGCCAAACGTATACGAAAACGCCTACACGACGGCATCGCCGTCGATTGCGCCGTTTAGCGCGATGCCATCGGCCTTTACCGGAGGCCTTGGCGCTGAAAAGGATTCAGGGAAATGGCTCGATAATGCGCTAAAGGTTGAAACAGGAACTGCCGACACCCATCCGTCTCTCGCAGACAGAATCGCGGCCATGGGACATAAACCGACACACCCCGCACCTGCCAAAGAGAACGCGGCAAAGTATTTCCTGAAAGACAAGGCCACGGAATACGCCTCTTTCTTTGACACGGAATGGCAAAACAACGTGCGTGAGGGCTGGGGAAACAGGTTCAAGCAAACCGAGGAAGCGCGTAAAAAACTGAAAACTCTCGAAGAAAAAGACGCTACCGAAGGACTAAGCGAGGAAGAGACCTACGAGCGCGGATGGATAACCGAGGATATAGGAGAGCCGGATGCAGCGCTGCCCTTCTATAATAAAGTTCTCGAAAAAAACCCGGCGCATGCCGGAGCGCTCTTTCTGGCCGGAAGGATACTCGTAAAGAACGACGACCCCTCGGGCGCGGCACTAATAGACAAGGCAATGGAACTGGATCCGGAGTGCATTATGGAAGGCACTAAGGTCCTTTACTATTACTTCATGGACAAGGACAAAAAGGACGTTGCGGCAAAGTACCTGGACATGGCCGACAAACGGGCGGCCATAGACGCAGCCATACACGAAGAGCGAAATAGCATTTTCCCTGGCGACACCTTCTTTGCCCCTGCGCTCACACCAGAAGCGGTGGAAGGGATAAAATCCGAACTCAGGAAACACCCGGAGGTAAAGTCCGTATACGTCGCGCAAAAAACGCTCAGGCACAGCGCCAAAACGCCGTTATATGTGATATGTATCGTAAAAACATGGAACGCCTTCAGGAGCGAGAAGTCCCACACCAAAACCCGCGCCAAACTGGCAGACAATCCGCTGCTCGATGCAGAGACTATCTACATATCCGTCACCGACGACACAAAACAAATATTTAAGAAACTAAAAAAATCCAGCGCCCTGAGGATAGACAACGCCTGAGAATGCGACCAAAATCTTCCTTAAATAAAAGAGGGGTTATGCAAAAAACAATACTTGTTTGTATCATATTTTTTCTTGTTGTCCCTGCATGTTACGCAGAGAAAGCGAAAAGTAACAAAATAACAAATCCAACCGATCAAAGCACCTCCGACGTATTGGATTTGTTTTTTCTTGTGCGTTCAAATGACTTCCTGAAGGAAAAAGGTACTGCCGAGCCGTGCAAGGAAACGGCGATACCCAACGCCGCCACTTTGACAATAAGGCCTGGCGTCGGAATGGAGAAATTACCGATTGGCACTGAGTTCTTCATAATTGACAAAGATAATAAAATCATCAAAGGCACATTAAACAAAATAGCAACCTCGTGCGAGAATATTTTCGGCGAAGACAATCTGCACTATGGACTTCTGTTGCTTGATGGTAAAATAGACTGGAAAGATGATTTTGTCGCCGCCGCCCCTGCTGTGATGGGCATAAAACCTTCGGCAAAAAATTTGGGCACAGTACAAAACCTATCACCAAATGCAAGCAAGGCATACCAAAAAAGAATAAAAAAAGAAATAAAGACAAAGTATCCCGATGTCGGTTATTTCGACTTCGACCACGCTCAACGCATAACCATCCCGGGGATGCAAAATAGGCATGAAATTATTCATGTTGGGTTCGAAAAAAACTACGAGAAATATACTAACCTTGGCGACAAGGCCGGAAGTGCCAGCTTTATTTTCTCCACAAAAAACAATAGGTTCGAACTCATACATTGGGATTACGGCAATCTTGAAATACTCGGCATAACAGACATGGACAACGATGGCATCGCAGAACTTACGGTCTCTGACTACGCCTCTGCCGGCGGCGATTACAGCGTTCTGCTCTTTGATGGTAAAAAAATCTTGAATAAACAAAAAGTCCTCTACAACTGGGGGCACTAACAGAACCATAAATTTTGGTTCGCCTTTTAAACTTGAACCAACATAAGCTCCTCATGCTCAGCCTTCTCACAAATAATACCTTCTTTGCTTTGCTAAAATTGCGGCGCACCTTTTGCCATCATCATCCTTGACTGCGTCCGCACGTTAGTATATCCTTAATTCTTATGGGAAATATCAAGGCCATAGTCCTTGCCGCAGGCAAGGGCACGCGAATGAAGTCCGAGATGCCAAAGGTCCTACACCGGGTGTGCGGCCGCCCCATGCTCGCCTACCCGCTCGACGTTCTAAGGCGGCTACGCTTCGACGCCATCACAGTGGTCGTTGGGCACAAGGCCGAAGAGGTCAAAAAAGCGTTCTTCGATTTTCCTAAAATATCATTTGCCGTGCAGGAGCCGCAGCTTGGAACAGGGCACGCAGTAATGTGCGCCATGAAGACTATGAAAGCGGCCTCTGGCGATATTCTCATACTTTCGGGCGACGTGCCGCTAATAAAAGAAGAAACCATAAAGGCCCTTCAAAAAATACATTCAAAGGGCGCTGACGTGACATTCATCTCCATGGTGCTTACAGACCCAACAGGCTACGGACGCGTTGTAAGGGACGAATCGCGCAAAATAAGCGCCATAATCGAGCACAAGGACTTACTACCCGAGCAAAAGAACATCAACGAAGTGAACTCCGGCATATACCTCATGCGGGCGAAGTTTTTAAAAGACAACTTAAAACACCTCGGCACAAAGAACAGGCAAAAGGAATACTATCTTCCAGACCTCGTGAGGATAGCGGCTGAAAAAGGCAAGGTCTCGTGCCTTACGCTCCTTGATGCATCCGAGGTCATGGGCATCAACAACAGAGAAGAGCTCGCAAAGGCCTCTGCAGTGAAAAAAGCGGAGATGCTCTCCGCCCTCATGCAAAGCGGCGTTACCTTCATAGCCCCGGAGGCCTCGTACATAGACTTCGGCGTAAAAATAGGCATGGATACAATCGTGCATCCGGGGGCGCATGTGCTGGGCAGTAGCGTTGTCGGCAAAGGCTGCGTCATAGAAGAAGGCGCGGTAATAAGAAACTCTATCGTCGGCGACCTTACCGTTGTAAAATGTTATTCGGTACTTGAGGACGCAATCGTTGGCAAGGACGCGCGTATCGGGCCGTTTGCAAGGCTGCGTCCCGGCACAAAGGCAGCCGACTCCTCTCACATCGGAAACTTTGTTGAGATAAAGAACAGCTCCATTGGCAAAGGCTC is a genomic window of Deltaproteobacteria bacterium containing:
- a CDS encoding M48 family metalloprotease, translating into MTREQFDILVKRLEPYAKENPKAYRRRVLLLGLLGYAYIFFILAIDIIIIALMVSWVMNAKSHASHLILVKKLAIPLVLLVYITVRALWIKIAPPEGKAITRADAPELFASLDKLQKLLNGPAIHKVLLNNELNAFITQIPMLGPIGMHRNYLVLGLPCMTLLSPRQFASVLAHEYGHLSSSHGKLGTWVYRINMMWHRMVTKLVESEHFGAFIFTKFFNWYAPYFDAYTFVLRREHEHEADKAAVRAAGKEAAAESLILLTLASRYLDEKFWPNVYENAYTTASPSIAPFSAMPSAFTGGLGAEKDSGKWLDNALKVETGTADTHPSLADRIAAMGHKPTHPAPAKENAAKYFLKDKATEYASFFDTEWQNNVREGWGNRFKQTEEARKKLKTLEEKDATEGLSEEETYERGWITEDIGEPDAALPFYNKVLEKNPAHAGALFLAGRILVKNDDPSGAALIDKAMELDPECIMEGTKVLYYYFMDKDKKDVAAKYLDMADKRAAIDAAIHEERNSIFPGDTFFAPALTPEAVEGIKSELRKHPEVKSVYVAQKTLRHSAKTPLYVICIVKTWNAFRSEKSHTKTRAKLADNPLLDAETIYISVTDDTKQIFKKLKKSSALRIDNA
- the glmU gene encoding bifunctional UDP-N-acetylglucosamine diphosphorylase/glucosamine-1-phosphate N-acetyltransferase GlmU, with the protein product MGNIKAIVLAAGKGTRMKSEMPKVLHRVCGRPMLAYPLDVLRRLRFDAITVVVGHKAEEVKKAFFDFPKISFAVQEPQLGTGHAVMCAMKTMKAASGDILILSGDVPLIKEETIKALQKIHSKGADVTFISMVLTDPTGYGRVVRDESRKISAIIEHKDLLPEQKNINEVNSGIYLMRAKFLKDNLKHLGTKNRQKEYYLPDLVRIAAEKGKVSCLTLLDASEVMGINNREELAKASAVKKAEMLSALMQSGVTFIAPEASYIDFGVKIGMDTIVHPGAHVLGSSVVGKGCVIEEGAVIRNSIVGDLTVVKCYSVLEDAIVGKDARIGPFARLRPGTKAADSSHIGNFVEIKNSSIGKGSKANHLTYIGDSTVGSGVNIGAGVITCNYDGVSKHRTVIQDNAFVGSDSQLVAPVTIGKGAYIGSGSTITKNVPPGSLALTRSKQSVIEGWAKKRAAKNPKKKGKK